Proteins encoded within one genomic window of Brassica rapa cultivar Chiifu-401-42 chromosome A09, CAAS_Brap_v3.01, whole genome shotgun sequence:
- the LOC103838810 gene encoding uncharacterized protein LOC103838810 — protein sequence MLAVALPKESQEATMCKGFGSTLIGPALQRYINLPTRSISSFASLSDKFVEQFVSSRSLEKTSDGLYKILQHRVEPLRDYIARFNQEKVAVPECSIPTMCYREPKVKWEEDVASRAKAQPKQDQRSARSDQGDREERSSQKGSKDSGSRNRGRFQYRPQEKEKGRSVSTWPDISHLSISTPELVNALRQMGQQVKWPPKMKAPDSFQNPELWCDIHHDHGHKTEDCIALRIEVNKLLQKGISENSSVRKSRPTSAKKQQGDPKELHQPHHLAKIW from the exons ATGTTGGCGGTTGCGCTCCCTAAGGAGTCCCAGGAAGCCACAATGTGCAAAGGGTTTGGTTCCACTCTGATTGGACCTGCCTTGCAACGGTACATTAATCTCCCTACCAGGTCCATATCTTCCTTCGCAAGCCTCAGCGACAAATTCGTGGAGCAATTTGTAAGCAGTAGGAGCCTGGAGAAGACTTCAGATGGTCTCTACAAGATCCTCCAGCATCGAGTGGAACCCCTGCGAGACTACATAGCCCGCTTCAACCAGGAGAAAGTGGCGGTCCCCGAATGCAGCATCCCTACC ATGTGTTATCGCGAGCCTAAGGTGAAGTGGGAGGAAGATGTTGCTAGCCGTGCCAAGGCTCAACCAAAGCAGGACCAAAGGTCAGCCCGATCAGATCAAGGAGACCGAGAGGAAAGATCCTCCCAAAAAGGATCCAAGGACTCTGGAAGTAGAAACAGGGGCAGGTTCCAGTACCGGCCTCAAGAGAAGGAAAAAGGGAGGTCAGTATCTACGTGGCCCGATATCTCCCATCTCTCAATATCAACACCAGAGCTGGTCAATGCTCTGAGACAGATGGGGCAACAGGTTAAGTGGCCTCCGAAGATGAAAGCACCTGACTCGTTCCAGAACCCGGAACTCTGGTGCGACATCCACCACGATCATGGCCACAAAACCGAAGACTGCATCGCCCTAAGGATCGAGGTCAACAAACTACTCCAAAAGGGCATCTCCGAGAATTCCTCTGTGAGAAAGTCAAGGCCCACCTCAGCAAAGAAACAGCAGGGAGATCCAAAGGAGCTGCACCAGCCTCACCACCTTGCCAAGATCTGGTGA
- the LOC103838809 gene encoding uncharacterized protein LOC103838809: MKGLATMMQQLLQGQKIQGKALNQATTVINSRMNHMFNDLRSRICVRWTYDNVASHMRQMDVQIAHTADSVKRQQGTLRGKTDKNLKECSAVALRSGRTLPDAAPKKLSAAEKGKQKEGEQPQSEAGPYLTRNRNSLLRRIQTLLLHLLSLFLHANTLLRFHTLFQQRLLARIGRRQSITGDSELLFVSKECSAVLQNKQIKKLGDQGSSSVNLMPYSVAKQLGFTDFKPTRISLVFADTSVKLPVGILEDLHVRVGNTFVPTDFFGSRG; this comes from the exons ATGAAGGGCCTAGCGACGATGATGCAGCAGTTGCTCCAGGGTCAGAAAATTCAAGGGAAGGCGTTGAATCAGGCCACCACGGTCATCAACTCAAGGATGAACCACATGTTCAATGACTTGAGATCGCGCATATGCGTCAGATGGACGTATGACAATGTAGCTAGCCATATGCGTCAGATGGACGTTCAGATCGCGCATACAGCCGATAGCGTCAAGAGACAACAAGGTACTCTACGTGGAAAGACCGACAAAAATCTAAAGGAATGCAGTGCCGTAGCACTAAGGAGTGGAAGAACACTGCCGGATGCAGCCCCTAAAAAACTATCAGCAGCAGAGAAGGGCAAGCAAAAGGAGGGCGAGCAACCACAATCCGAAGCTGGTCCTTATCTGACGAGGAACCGGAACAGTCTACTGAGACGGATCCAAACTCTGCTGCTACACCTGTTGAGCCTGTTCCTTCACGCGAATACACTCCTAAGGTTCCATACCCTGTTCCAGCAAAGACTTCTCGCAAGGATAGGGAGGAGACAAAGT ATCACTGGGGACAGTGAGCTATTGTTTGTTTCAAAGGAGTGCAGTGCAGTGCTTCAGAACAAGCAGATCAAGAAGTTGGGTGATCAAGGAA GTTCAAGTGTCAACCTCATGCCTTACTCGGTGGCAAAACAACTGGGTTTCACAGACTTCAAACCAACAAGAATCTCCCTGGTGTTCGCGGACACATCAGTCAAGTTACCGGTGGGTATTCTAGAAGATCTCCATGTTCGAGTGGGAAACACCTTTGTTCCGACAGATTTTTTTGGTTCTAGAGGTTGA